One window from the genome of Leptospira wolffii serovar Khorat str. Khorat-H2 encodes:
- a CDS encoding sodium:solute symporter family protein, whose translation MFSSIDWILIIVYILFAFSVGILLSSKAGESLSSYFVADRKLPWWWLGTSMVATTFAADTPLVITGMVAQDGVSGNWLWWSWAIGYLIITVFFAASWRKAEVLTDVEFVELRYAGTGAAILRASKAFFLSILFNSIILGWVFKAMSKITAPFLDWRILLGAGIFDSLVSSWPEFLLLGDLNTTLTVLVLFSVVVFYSSMGGIQGVILTDLFQFALGISGAIVFAVLAVQYVGGLEGLYSKLGNLYPDRADAILSFWPNFGEGDHGLPIQVFLIFIGVQWWIQYHSDGSGYLAQRMHTAKTPKDAELGSLWFNIANFILRTWPWVLTGLVCLVVFPLDKADLFHPEGFVVQGDRESAYPVLMKVVLPSGLLGLVFVSLMAAFMSTADTHINWGASYLVNDLYLRFVKPNAGNKETVLAGRIAVVVMAAIAVLVAAQMKSIESAWKFFLAMASGLGLPQILRWIWWRANAWTEISGMATALVLSLILYPQFPDVRSDYLLFWTALGSVFVSILVTFLTPPVSDPVIESFVKRLHPYGFWGKWGGEKIRSGFYARVKVWIFSLISLYAGLFGIGYILRLEYTKGIMVLLLGAVTGVVAWRLWIRKDGVSLQG comes from the coding sequence ATTTTTTCCTCAATCGATTGGATTCTCATTATCGTTTATATCCTCTTCGCCTTTTCTGTCGGGATTCTGCTTTCCTCCAAAGCGGGAGAAAGCTTAAGTTCCTACTTCGTCGCGGACCGTAAGTTGCCTTGGTGGTGGCTCGGGACTTCCATGGTGGCTACCACATTCGCTGCGGATACTCCTCTAGTAATCACGGGAATGGTCGCCCAGGACGGGGTAAGTGGAAACTGGCTTTGGTGGAGTTGGGCGATCGGTTATTTGATCATCACAGTCTTCTTTGCCGCCTCCTGGAGAAAAGCGGAGGTTCTTACGGATGTGGAATTCGTGGAGTTGAGATATGCGGGAACCGGAGCGGCGATACTTCGGGCGAGCAAGGCATTCTTCTTAAGTATTCTTTTCAATTCCATTATCTTGGGTTGGGTGTTCAAGGCAATGTCCAAAATCACCGCACCCTTTTTGGATTGGCGTATTCTTCTCGGAGCGGGTATCTTCGATTCTCTTGTTTCCTCTTGGCCTGAGTTTCTTCTATTAGGAGATTTGAATACTACTCTCACCGTTCTCGTTCTTTTTTCCGTGGTCGTTTTTTATAGTAGTATGGGAGGAATCCAAGGCGTAATCCTAACGGATCTATTCCAGTTTGCTCTAGGAATTTCCGGGGCGATTGTTTTCGCGGTTCTTGCCGTCCAGTATGTGGGAGGATTAGAAGGATTGTATTCCAAATTGGGGAATTTGTATCCGGATCGCGCCGATGCCATTCTTTCTTTCTGGCCTAATTTCGGAGAAGGGGATCACGGTCTACCGATTCAAGTATTTTTAATATTCATCGGAGTGCAATGGTGGATCCAGTATCATTCCGACGGCTCGGGCTATTTGGCCCAAAGGATGCATACCGCAAAGACTCCAAAGGATGCGGAGCTAGGGTCTTTATGGTTCAATATCGCCAATTTTATTCTACGTACCTGGCCTTGGGTTCTCACCGGACTCGTATGTCTCGTAGTGTTTCCGCTTGATAAGGCGGATCTATTCCATCCGGAAGGTTTCGTGGTGCAGGGGGATCGAGAGAGCGCGTATCCGGTTCTCATGAAAGTGGTTCTTCCTTCCGGATTATTGGGACTCGTATTCGTGAGTCTTATGGCCGCGTTCATGTCCACCGCAGACACCCATATAAACTGGGGAGCCAGCTATCTCGTAAACGATCTTTATCTTAGATTCGTAAAACCGAATGCCGGAAATAAGGAAACGGTCCTTGCGGGTAGAATTGCGGTAGTGGTTATGGCTGCGATTGCAGTACTCGTGGCGGCCCAGATGAAATCCATAGAATCCGCTTGGAAATTCTTTTTGGCCATGGCCTCCGGTTTGGGACTCCCTCAGATACTCCGTTGGATTTGGTGGAGAGCCAACGCTTGGACCGAAATTTCGGGAATGGCTACGGCCTTGGTTTTATCTTTGATTCTGTATCCTCAATTTCCGGACGTTAGATCCGATTACTTACTATTCTGGACCGCTTTGGGGAGTGTGTTCGTTTCGATTCTGGTCACATTCCTTACTCCTCCCGTTTCCGATCCTGTTATAGAGAGCTTCGTAAAGCGACTGCATCCTTACGGCTTCTGGGGGAAATGGGGAGGGGAGAAGATCCGATCCGGATTTTATGCTAGGGTAAAGGTTTGGATCTTTTCTCTCATCTCTCTTTACGCGGGACTTTTCGGAATAGGATATATTCTTAGATTAGAATATACAAAAGGAATAATGGTGCTACTTCTCGGTGCGGTGACAGGAGTCGTCGCATGGAGGCTTTGGATAAGAAAGGACGGAGTTTCCTTACAGGGATAG
- a CDS encoding aspartate kinase: protein MANIIVQKFGGTSVGTPERIQNVAKRIKRYRDQGNHVVVVVSAMGHTTDELVDLAEKITKNPPKREMDMLLSTGEQVSIALLAMALWEAGVPAKSFTGSQVRMITDGNYSNAKIQTVDRSRIDSALSQGNVVIVAGFQGIDEDDNITTLGRGGSDTSAVALAAVLGAKECEIYTDVDGVYTADPRVVPKASKHNQITYEEMLELASLGAGVLHSRSVELGMTYDVVIHVRSSFNDNPGTLVVNEDKIMEKLTVSGVTAKNDQARITISDVPDKPGLAAVLFGQLSSKDILVDVIVQSSPYNGRNTISFTIPKKDIAQALPILEAFSASEGTKKPEINEEISIVSAVGIGMKSHVGVAAQMFKALADKGINIEMISTSEIKISCVIPRTHSEIAVNQIHDTFGLSKNG, encoded by the coding sequence ATGGCAAACATAATCGTCCAAAAATTCGGTGGCACGTCGGTAGGAACTCCCGAACGGATCCAAAACGTAGCCAAAAGAATCAAACGCTATCGCGATCAAGGAAACCACGTAGTCGTAGTCGTTTCCGCTATGGGTCATACGACCGACGAGTTGGTGGATCTAGCCGAAAAGATCACCAAAAATCCTCCCAAGAGAGAGATGGACATGTTGCTTTCTACGGGAGAGCAGGTATCGATAGCACTTCTTGCCATGGCCCTATGGGAAGCGGGAGTTCCCGCCAAATCCTTTACCGGATCCCAGGTCCGAATGATCACGGACGGAAATTATTCCAACGCAAAAATCCAAACCGTGGACCGATCCAGAATCGATTCCGCTCTGAGCCAAGGAAACGTAGTGATAGTCGCCGGTTTCCAAGGGATAGACGAAGACGATAATATCACTACCCTGGGTAGAGGCGGATCCGATACTTCCGCCGTCGCGTTAGCCGCCGTGCTAGGTGCAAAAGAATGCGAGATTTATACGGATGTGGACGGGGTCTATACCGCCGACCCTCGAGTGGTTCCCAAGGCAAGCAAACATAATCAGATCACCTATGAAGAAATGTTGGAACTGGCCAGCCTAGGCGCTGGAGTTCTGCATTCCAGAAGCGTGGAATTAGGAATGACCTACGACGTAGTCATTCACGTAAGATCCAGCTTTAACGATAACCCGGGGACATTGGTTGTAAACGAGGACAAAATCATGGAAAAACTCACAGTCAGCGGAGTGACCGCTAAAAACGATCAGGCTCGTATCACCATTTCTGACGTTCCGGATAAGCCGGGACTAGCTGCCGTTCTATTCGGACAACTCAGTTCCAAAGACATCCTTGTAGATGTGATCGTGCAATCCTCTCCTTATAACGGAAGAAATACCATTTCTTTCACGATTCCCAAGAAGGACATCGCCCAGGCTCTGCCGATTCTGGAAGCGTTCTCCGCCTCCGAAGGAACGAAGAAGCCCGAGATCAACGAGGAGATTTCCATCGTTTCCGCGGTTGGAATCGGTATGAAGTCCCATGTGGGAGTTGCGGCGCAAATGTTCAAGGCTCTGGCCGATAAAGGAATCAATATAGAGATGATCTCCACTTCCGAGATCAAAATCTCCTGTGTGATCCCAAGAACTCATTCTGAAATCGCGGTAAACCAAATCCACGATACCTTCGGACTATCGAAAAACGGTTGA
- a CDS encoding putative peptidyl-prolyl cis-trans isomerase, whose product MLTLGLLGVLFPSHRVRSAESINRIIATVGNQSISELDFDDAQEKYQKLQRFLKNEDTRKSLRTRIIDFLIDRAVVDSISEDESIQVNEKRLESEIDKRMELMGITSRKQFEKAIESTSGMSFDLWYTELPYQIKRGQLLQYKVPNHPPAEKDIRNWYNQNRDKVGFEIQFRQIAIAPNNDSISEESRIHKEASDLKKTLNADPASFGLVAGSPRNTDPVLRARKGLVDWISSFELYKTSRSVATAASSLSVGSISEVFRDERKRYCVLKVEGKRPTPLDSVRQGIGNLLMREKEDENFSKWVREQRTVVPIQIFDESYKKENKIPDQQESLILD is encoded by the coding sequence ATCCTTACCTTGGGTCTTTTGGGGGTTTTATTCCCTTCTCATCGGGTTCGCTCCGCCGAATCCATCAACCGTATCATCGCCACGGTGGGCAACCAATCCATCAGCGAGCTGGATTTCGACGACGCTCAGGAAAAATACCAGAAACTACAAAGATTTCTCAAAAACGAGGATACCCGTAAATCTTTGCGAACTCGGATTATAGACTTTCTTATAGATCGCGCTGTAGTGGATTCCATCTCGGAAGACGAATCCATACAAGTAAACGAGAAGAGACTCGAAAGCGAGATCGACAAACGTATGGAACTCATGGGAATCACTTCCCGCAAACAATTCGAGAAAGCGATCGAATCCACTTCGGGAATGTCTTTCGATCTTTGGTATACGGAACTTCCTTACCAGATCAAAAGGGGACAATTGTTGCAATATAAGGTCCCCAATCATCCACCTGCGGAAAAGGATATCCGAAATTGGTACAACCAAAACAGGGATAAGGTGGGATTCGAAATCCAGTTTAGACAAATCGCGATCGCTCCCAATAATGATTCCATTTCGGAAGAATCCAGAATCCATAAGGAAGCCTCCGATCTCAAAAAAACGCTGAACGCGGATCCTGCTTCCTTCGGCTTAGTGGCGGGATCCCCTAGAAACACGGATCCGGTTCTTCGAGCGAGAAAAGGACTGGTGGATTGGATCTCCTCCTTCGAATTATATAAGACCAGCCGTTCCGTGGCCACCGCAGCTTCCAGTCTTTCGGTAGGTAGCATTTCGGAAGTATTTAGGGATGAAAGAAAAAGATACTGCGTGTTGAAAGTGGAAGGCAAACGCCCTACTCCTCTGGATAGCGTAAGGCAAGGGATCGGAAACCTGCTCATGAGAGAGAAGGAAGACGAGAATTTCTCTAAATGGGTTAGAGAACAAAGAACGGTGGTCCCCATCCAAATCTTCGACGAGTCCTATAAGAAAGAAAATAAGATTCCGGACCAGCAGGAATCCCTGATTCTGGATTGA
- a CDS encoding bile acid:sodium symporter family protein produces MQFGVVEKTLLPALLAIIMLGMGFGLAPADFRRILTTPLQTLVGTIGHFVIMPLAAYAVVLILGLEYELALGVILVGSCPSGTTSNLINYLAKGDVALAVVITSLSTLLCPLLTPVIVTFFGSLLDSSGGKVMDISFIEMLKLVVVIIVIPIGIGMWVKHKFPKFAKEIELPYKIFSIVFLVGVIIIVTYRNKDEFWNMVALVGLAVVLHNAFGFLAGYFVPKMLRIGERQSRTISIEVAIQNTTLGMTLAVQFFGPKVALPSAVFSIWMYITGAAMALLWSKVFPLPEEKAA; encoded by the coding sequence ATGCAGTTTGGAGTAGTCGAAAAGACTCTATTGCCGGCTCTACTGGCGATCATCATGTTAGGAATGGGTTTCGGATTGGCTCCGGCGGATTTTAGAAGGATCCTCACGACGCCATTGCAGACCCTTGTGGGAACTATCGGTCATTTCGTGATCATGCCTCTCGCAGCCTATGCCGTGGTATTGATTTTGGGATTGGAATACGAATTGGCTTTGGGTGTGATTCTTGTAGGATCCTGTCCGAGCGGGACTACTTCGAATTTGATCAATTATCTGGCCAAAGGGGATGTAGCCTTGGCTGTGGTCATCACGTCTCTTTCTACTTTGCTCTGTCCGTTATTGACTCCGGTCATAGTTACATTCTTCGGATCCTTATTGGATTCTTCCGGGGGAAAGGTAATGGACATTTCCTTTATAGAGATGTTGAAGCTAGTCGTAGTCATCATAGTGATTCCGATCGGAATCGGAATGTGGGTGAAGCATAAATTCCCTAAGTTCGCAAAAGAGATCGAGTTGCCTTATAAGATATTCTCCATCGTCTTTTTGGTGGGTGTCATAATCATCGTGACCTATCGAAACAAGGACGAATTCTGGAATATGGTGGCTTTAGTGGGACTTGCGGTCGTTCTACATAATGCTTTCGGATTCCTAGCCGGATACTTCGTGCCTAAGATGTTGCGGATCGGAGAAAGACAATCCAGAACGATTTCCATAGAGGTCGCGATCCAAAACACTACGTTAGGAATGACTCTTGCCGTCCAATTCTTCGGGCCTAAGGTGGCTTTGCCTTCCGCAGTCTTCAGTATTTGGATGTATATTACGGGTGCGGCTATGGCTTTACTTTGGTCCAAGGTGTTTCCGTTACCTGAGGAAAAAGCCGCCTAA